The following nucleotide sequence is from Caldicellulosiruptor saccharolyticus DSM 8903.
ATGACAAGAGAGGCTGCTGCAAGGGATATAAACGGCACTATCATGAAACTTGTAGGTGGCGATATTTCTAAGATTGATGCAAAAACAGCTTTTGATGCAAAGCGAATGGGAGATAGCACTGGTGCAGCAATTGTTGATAGGTATGTAAAATATTTAGCAGAAGGGCTTGTAAATGTTTGCAATATATTTGAACCAGAGGTAATTTGCGTTGGCGGAGGAGTTAGCAAAGAAGGTGAATACCTGCTTGGACCGGTAAGAGAATATGTTTACGAAAAATTCTATTGCAAACAAATAACACCTCCTAAAATAATTCCAGCTGTCTTAGGAAATGATGCAGGTATAATTGGTGCTGCGCTTTTGGCAAAGCAGATTTAAAGAACTTATAAAAGAAGGTGAGTTTTTGATGTTAATTGAAAAAGGCTCAAAACTTCTTTTTATTGGTGATTCTATCACAGACTGTGGAAGAGCAAGACCGGTTGGCGAAGGTTTGCATTGGAACAATTTGGGCAGCGGGTATGTTTCTCTTGTTTCAGCTCAGCTTCTTGCAAAGTATCCTGAAAGCAAAATAAGAGTTATAAATATGGGTGTTGGAGGAGATACAGTAAGGCATCTCAAAGCGCGCTGGCAGACAGATGTTTTAGATTTAAAACCAGACTGGCTTTCTATAATGATTGGTGTAAATGATGTTTGGCGCCAGTTTGACAATCCACTTATTCCTGAATGTCATGTGTATTTAGATGAGTACAAGTCTACCTTGGATGAGCTTATAAACTTGACCAAGCCAAACTTAAAAGGGCTTGTTTTGATGTCACCATTTATTATAGAGGACAACAAAGAGGACGCAATGAGAAAGAAGATGGATGAATACAGGTTTGCAATGAAGGAAATAGCACAAAAACATGGTGCCATTTTTGTGGATGTTCAAGAGGCTTTCGATAGATTTTTAAAATACTATCATTCATATTCACTTGCGCTTGACAGAATTCATCCAAATTTAACAGGTCATATGATAATTGCAAACGAGTTTTTGAAAGCAATAGGGTTTTAAAGAATAAAAGCAGGGCAGGCAAAAGGGGGGTAGCTTTCTTATTTTTGCCTGCCCAATTTTTATATTTTAAATTGTTCAAGATGGATTTCAATCAGGTATTTCAACCCTTTTAATATGCCAAATTTCATCAGCATACTTTTGAATTGTATTGTCACTTGAAAAAATACCAGATGCTCCTATGTTGATTATCATCATTTTTCGCCAACGCTTTGTATCTCGGTAGAGTTTATTAATTTTCATTTGAGCTTCATGATATGAATCAAAGTCTTTTAAAACAAAATACTCATCGTTGTATGTTATCAGATGATGATATATATCCATAAACTCATCCTTTGGCACATCAAAGAAGTTTCCAATCAGCTGGTCAATAAGCTTTCTGATTCGCAAATCCTTCTGGTAAAGCTGAGAGCTACTGTATCCACCGTTTTTGTAGTAGTCCAAAACCTCTTCTGCCAAAAGTCCAAATATCACAATATTCTCATCACCCACAGCTTCTTTTATTTCAACATTTGCACCATCCAAAGTTCCTAAGGTAATTGCTCCGTTCATCATAAACTTCATATTGCCTGTGCCAGAAGCTTCTTTTGAAGCTGTTGAGATTTGCTCTGACACGTCTGCAGCAGGAATAATCTTTTCTGCCAACGACACACAGTAGTTTTCTAAAAATACAACCTTTAACTTGTCTTTTACATCTGGGTCTTTGTTGACTTTTTCAGCAATGGAATTTATGAGTTTTATAATCTTTTTGGCAAGGATATAACCAGGTGCTGCTTTTGCTGCAAAGATGAAAGTTCGCGGATAAATATCTAAATTTGGATTTTCTTTTAACATATTGTAAAGATGTAAAATATGAAGAGCGTTTAAAAGCTGGCGTTTGTAAGCATGGAGCCTCTTTGCCTGAATATCGATGATTGAACGTGGGTCAACAACTATGTTGTACTTGTCTTTTATATACTTTGCAAGCTTTATCTTGTTGTTGAATTTAATGTTGCTACATAGCTCTTGGGTGAGTTTGTCATCTGCAAAGTCTTTGAACTTTAGCATCAGCATTGGCTCTTTTATCCACCTATCTGTCTGAAGACACTCAGAGATAAGCCTTGCCAGGTCTGGATTTGCCTCAACCAGCCATCTTCTGTGTGTAATTCCATTTGTTTTGTTGTTAAATTTTTCTGGATATAAGGTGTAAAAACATTTCAATACTTCATTTTTCAAAATTTCAGTATGAAGCTTTGAAACGCCGTTTACTGACTTACTTCCAATGACAGCTAAGTGTGCCATGTTTATTTGACCGTCGTGAATGATGGCCATATTGCAAACTTTTTGCCAATCGCCGTTTGTTTTTTCAAGCATCTCGCTGCAAAATCTTCTGTTGATTTCTTCAATAATTGTATATATCCTTGGAAGAAGAGTCCTAACCATGTCAATTGGCCACTTTTCCAGAGCTTCAGCCATTATTGTATGATTTGTATATACCACAGTGTTAGTAGTAATCTCCCACGCTTCTTCCCAGCCCAAACCTTCTTCGTCGATCAATATTCTCATAAGTTCTGGAATGACAAGTGCTGGGTGTGTGTCGTTGATTTGTATCATTACATAGTTTGGAAGCTCATATATAGGCTTTCCTCTTTTTTTGAATGTCCTGATAATACTTTGAACCCCGGCTGACACAAAGAAGTATTCCTGTTTTAGCCGAAGAATTCTATTTTGTTCGTTTGTATCATCAGGATATAAAACCTGAGTTATAGACTGTACCATATACCTGTACTCAACAGCCTTTATATAATCACCTCTTGAAAACGATGCAAAGTCAAATACATTTTCAAACGGTTCAGCACTCCAAAGTCTTAAAGTATTTACAGTGTTGCAGCCATATCCAATTATAGGAATATCATAAGGTATTGCCCATACAGACTCATAGTTTTCATGGAAGGCTTTCAGTTTTCCATCAACAATGTCAAAACGCACTGTTCCGCCAAACTTTACAATGCAAGCTCTATCGCTTCTTTTTACCTCCCACACATACTCTTCCGAAAGCCAGTTATCAGGAACTTCTATTTGATAGCCG
It contains:
- a CDS encoding SGNH/GDSL hydrolase family protein translates to MLIEKGSKLLFIGDSITDCGRARPVGEGLHWNNLGSGYVSLVSAQLLAKYPESKIRVINMGVGGDTVRHLKARWQTDVLDLKPDWLSIMIGVNDVWRQFDNPLIPECHVYLDEYKSTLDELINLTKPNLKGLVLMSPFIIEDNKEDAMRKKMDEYRFAMKEIAQKHGAIFVDVQEAFDRFLKYYHSYSLALDRIHPNLTGHMIIANEFLKAIGF
- a CDS encoding glycogen/starch/alpha-glucan phosphorylase; translated protein: MVNGIAGLSKDELKEKIKNDFQRKIISLFAIDPKEATTYQQYLALGEVIKEYSFERWLKTNKYYKQNDVKQVYYFSIEFLLGKLLVNNLINLGIRDVCKEALNELGLSLEEIEEAEREPGLGNGGLGRLAACFLDSMASMGLPGHGNGIRYRYGLFEQKIQNGYQIEVPDNWLSEEYVWEVKRSDRACIVKFGGTVRFDIVDGKLKAFHENYESVWAIPYDIPIIGYGCNTVNTLRLWSAEPFENVFDFASFSRGDYIKAVEYRYMVQSITQVLYPDDTNEQNRILRLKQEYFFVSAGVQSIIRTFKKRGKPIYELPNYVMIQINDTHPALVIPELMRILIDEEGLGWEEAWEITTNTVVYTNHTIMAEALEKWPIDMVRTLLPRIYTIIEEINRRFCSEMLEKTNGDWQKVCNMAIIHDGQINMAHLAVIGSKSVNGVSKLHTEILKNEVLKCFYTLYPEKFNNKTNGITHRRWLVEANPDLARLISECLQTDRWIKEPMLMLKFKDFADDKLTQELCSNIKFNNKIKLAKYIKDKYNIVVDPRSIIDIQAKRLHAYKRQLLNALHILHLYNMLKENPNLDIYPRTFIFAAKAAPGYILAKKIIKLINSIAEKVNKDPDVKDKLKVVFLENYCVSLAEKIIPAADVSEQISTASKEASGTGNMKFMMNGAITLGTLDGANVEIKEAVGDENIVIFGLLAEEVLDYYKNGGYSSSQLYQKDLRIRKLIDQLIGNFFDVPKDEFMDIYHHLITYNDEYFVLKDFDSYHEAQMKINKLYRDTKRWRKMMIINIGASGIFSSDNTIQKYADEIWHIKRVEIPD